Proteins encoded by one window of Ignavibacteriota bacterium:
- a CDS encoding T9SS type A sorting domain-containing protein has product MKIRFIIIGLIFITFVPSILNSQIEWDRVRTNSEYVQSIDCANGSLCAALAHKSFYRRLMYSTNAGLNWDVLYDDVNQPNKPFPLTSTNISYPVGDKIFIGSSDAHLIIHNLITNIHDTIIFVSQKHTGKINMPVWDIDMYNNLSGIAGFPAYVFITNDGWNSYRELIFDEEMIPEGFSVRNSNTPTKFVCSIDERNFFVSVIFHKKITEQFLETKSVIAKTSNFGDTWHLTTLFERKTMDEPYIFIKNIYFFDKSTGWIIATEDDNVEKDQKKSVLLKTIDGGESWQVIYEFMDSSSTFSNISFHNLDIGILVGSNGLILRTTDGGNSWINESPEDVSQKQNRVYQFITFLGENPLLATSNDGIFKGKLPLSVNSKEATELGIYPNPAYSFITLSHDMIQHYERYKIYDIKGRKLQSELLSSYRIDISGLEQGTYYLQLYNSSGLSVTSGFVKIGN; this is encoded by the coding sequence ATGAAAATTCGATTTATTATAATTGGTTTAATTTTCATAACATTTGTACCATCCATATTAAATTCACAAATTGAATGGGACAGGGTTCGAACAAATAGTGAGTATGTGCAATCAATTGACTGTGCAAACGGTAGTCTTTGTGCTGCTTTAGCACATAAGTCTTTTTATAGAAGACTTATGTATTCTACTAACGCTGGTTTAAATTGGGATGTACTATACGATGATGTGAATCAACCAAACAAACCATTTCCACTGACTTCAACCAATATTTCATATCCTGTTGGGGATAAAATATTTATTGGTTCAAGTGATGCACATTTGATTATTCATAACTTGATTACTAATATTCATGATACAATTATTTTTGTAAGTCAGAAACATACAGGAAAAATAAATATGCCTGTATGGGATATTGATATGTATAACAATTTATCAGGAATAGCCGGATTTCCTGCTTATGTTTTTATAACAAATGATGGTTGGAATAGTTACCGTGAGTTAATTTTTGATGAAGAAATGATACCTGAAGGATTCAGTGTTCGTAATAGTAATACTCCGACAAAATTTGTATGTTCAATTGATGAAAGAAATTTCTTTGTGAGTGTGATTTTTCACAAGAAAATAACTGAGCAATTTCTTGAAACAAAATCAGTAATAGCAAAAACAAGTAATTTTGGAGATACCTGGCATCTAACAACATTGTTTGAAAGGAAAACGATGGATGAGCCATATATATTTATAAAGAATATATATTTCTTCGATAAATCAACTGGCTGGATTATAGCAACAGAAGATGACAATGTTGAAAAAGACCAAAAAAAGTCTGTACTTCTCAAAACCATTGATGGCGGTGAAAGTTGGCAAGTTATCTATGAATTTATGGATTCAAGTTCAACATTCAGCAATATTTCCTTTCATAATTTAGATATTGGTATTTTAGTCGGTTCAAACGGCTTAATACTTAGAACGACCGATGGTGGCAACTCGTGGATAAATGAAAGTCCTGAGGATGTTAGTCAAAAGCAAAACAGAGTTTATCAATTTATCACATTTTTAGGAGAAAATCCTCTGTTAGCCACTTCAAATGATGGTATTTTTAAAGGGAAACTACCTTTATCTGTAAATTCTAAAGAAGCAACAGAATTAGGGATCTATCCCAACCCGGCATACTCATTCATCACTCTAAGTCACGATATGATACAACATTACGAACGATACAAAATTTACGATATTAAAGGCAGGAAATTGCAAAGTGAGTTGTTGTCAAGCTATCGTATAGATATTTCCGGTCTTGAGCAGGGAACGTATTATTTGCAGCTTTACAATAGTTC
- a CDS encoding T9SS type A sorting domain-containing protein: MKLFVLIILITCHSTLQSQINWERTKTVAQLEDFLYINCLGSKCYVLGHHFEDLINVISSSDYGETWNQVYSSYTIPYLAYGCAMSCPSPGVVYISTDFPVLLRTLDDFKTMDTIPLRDSIHPSKKEYFRSLSMSDSLSGITFSLTSLFKTTDGWKTIEDLTDIRYSSIIPEGYTMYFGGLFGNTAHTFDKDNILLNINALKYVTQYEAIRYNYISRSSDGGKTWNMFELANQETLNDTSVILYDFHFLDKMTGWALALRYNVKVYPRVEHNIVYKTTDGGFNWEIIWEDDPHISRELFSISFRDSEFGIAAGRIGTIMATYDGGRNWIDVTDSNITAHQMSKRAVQRVAFAGENPILVTIGDGILKGYYTTSFLDNNESFHNIYPNPASDFITISIPEINPTVNRRVDGLVDKVQIFDMLGIEVISTPSAALTPTGEGNLRIDVSHLPAGVYFIRIGSYFDKFIKMER; this comes from the coding sequence ATGAAATTATTTGTATTAATTATTCTTATTACCTGTCATAGCACATTGCAAAGTCAAATAAATTGGGAACGAACAAAAACTGTTGCTCAATTGGAAGATTTTTTGTACATTAATTGTCTTGGAAGCAAATGTTATGTATTAGGACATCATTTTGAGGATTTGATAAATGTAATTAGTTCTTCTGACTATGGCGAAACCTGGAATCAGGTTTATAGTTCTTATACAATTCCGTACCTTGCTTATGGATGTGCAATGTCCTGTCCATCACCGGGAGTAGTTTATATATCAACGGATTTCCCTGTTTTATTACGTACATTGGATGATTTTAAAACGATGGATACAATACCTTTAAGAGATTCAATCCACCCTTCTAAGAAAGAATATTTCAGAAGTCTCAGTATGTCTGATTCGCTTTCCGGTATAACTTTTTCACTTACCTCATTATTTAAAACAACCGATGGATGGAAAACTATTGAAGACTTAACTGATATAAGATATAGTTCTATTATTCCCGAGGGCTATACTATGTACTTTGGAGGTTTATTTGGCAATACAGCCCATACATTTGACAAAGATAATATTTTACTCAACATAAATGCTCTTAAGTATGTAACTCAATATGAAGCAATTAGGTATAATTATATTTCAAGATCAAGCGATGGCGGTAAAACATGGAATATGTTTGAGTTAGCAAATCAGGAAACCTTAAATGACACTTCAGTCATTTTATATGATTTTCATTTTTTAGATAAAATGACAGGGTGGGCATTGGCTCTAAGATATAATGTAAAAGTTTATCCCAGAGTGGAACATAATATAGTTTATAAAACAACTGATGGTGGATTTAATTGGGAAATAATATGGGAGGATGATCCGCATATTAGTCGGGAACTATTCAGTATTAGCTTCAGAGATTCAGAATTCGGCATAGCAGCTGGGCGTATTGGAACTATAATGGCTACTTATGATGGAGGTAGGAATTGGATTGATGTTACAGATTCCAATATCACAGCCCACCAAATGAGCAAAAGAGCAGTTCAAAGAGTTGCATTTGCAGGTGAAAACCCTATTCTTGTAACAATTGGCGATGGTATTCTAAAGGGATATTATACAACTTCATTTCTAGATAATAATGAATCATTTCATAATATCTATCCCAACCCCGCAAGTGATTTCATTACAATTTCTATCCCTGAAATCAACCCTACGGTTAACCGCAGGGTTGATGGGTTGGTTGATAAAGTGCAGATATTTGATATGCTTGGAATTGAAGTCATATCCACCCCGTCAGCTGCGCTGACACCCACGGGTGAGGGGAATTTAAGAATTGATGTCTCTCATTTGCCGGCAGGAGTGTATTTCATAAGAATTGGAAGTTATTTTGATAAATTCATTAAAATGGAGAGATAG
- a CDS encoding T9SS type A sorting domain-containing protein: MMSNIYLVAARRAAEQQSSRAAEQQSSRAAEQQLLHNSFSKYLLIAAIMILFLSNYNKAISDEISSSLCCDYIDVNFTDTTNCCVFIEIYNPYCSAKILFQLFNPITQEYETVDYNDSYNSNISFLICPKYGLDIFEIRVAFIDPGTSNYFCIWSSEPAEGYNSYSYSRDASQCCECPDETTNGWFTTTVGPNPDLCPDGCAVVHNLNIPDNITCFKYYYYDNLPMNVIASEPPHSIETYPISNYNGCINPGETSEAYITLLRYPGDPNPCILSHTKFCDTTNIPDTIDIDLPEPCMTECEGETWEYHVAIYPSDICPGCNVQVNYVTRTCQGKQELEILALVRKNWQCELCSKDLLMKEAFGKIINMNEMQFKPQQPGQCDTTWQVGSGGCWATYPEYYMRRADPILDPTYNPFDFVIDSVMVSVKCDSSDCCILPITVCKDSNGVHVMPNIVPDWLSICGFNFINIWGNLYFCLPNCDWMLLIGDFYPLAINKKLIENFNIENINTTIGTINYNKESIDLSKYIKKGQKAELKIYNLHGSVIHNIVFTDTNKHLNLNTINLSNGVYFYSLVIDGISVKTEKVIIVN, translated from the coding sequence ATGATGTCGAATATTTACTTAGTAGCTGCTCGCAGAGCAGCAGAGCAGCAGAGCAGCAGAGCAGCAGAGCAGCAGAGCAGCAGAGCAGCAGAGCAGCAGTTATTACATAACAGCTTTTCAAAATATTTACTGATAGCAGCTATTATGATTCTATTTTTGTCAAATTATAACAAAGCAATATCAGATGAAATAAGTAGTAGTTTATGCTGTGACTATATTGATGTGAATTTCACTGATACTACAAATTGTTGTGTTTTTATTGAAATTTATAATCCCTACTGTTCTGCAAAAATCCTGTTTCAGTTGTTTAATCCAATAACGCAAGAGTATGAAACAGTTGACTACAATGATTCTTATAATTCAAATATCAGCTTCTTAATATGTCCGAAATATGGATTGGACATCTTTGAAATAAGAGTCGCTTTCATTGACCCGGGAACAAGTAACTATTTCTGTATTTGGAGTTCAGAACCTGCCGAGGGTTACAATTCATATTCTTATTCAAGAGATGCCAGCCAGTGCTGCGAATGTCCTGATGAAACCACTAATGGCTGGTTTACAACTACGGTTGGACCTAATCCCGATTTATGTCCTGATGGATGTGCCGTTGTTCATAATCTTAATATTCCTGATAACATTACTTGCTTTAAATACTACTATTACGATAATCTGCCTATGAATGTTATTGCTTCAGAGCCACCTCATAGTATAGAAACTTATCCTATATCAAATTATAACGGATGTATTAATCCGGGTGAAACAAGTGAAGCATATATAACACTTCTCAGGTATCCGGGCGACCCTAATCCATGCATTCTTTCACATACCAAATTTTGTGATACAACAAATATTCCTGACACAATTGATATTGATTTACCCGAACCATGTATGACAGAATGTGAGGGAGAAACTTGGGAATATCATGTAGCAATCTACCCATCTGATATTTGCCCGGGATGTAATGTTCAAGTAAATTATGTTACAAGAACTTGCCAAGGCAAGCAAGAATTGGAAATACTTGCATTAGTTAGAAAAAATTGGCAATGTGAGTTATGCAGCAAGGATTTGTTGATGAAAGAAGCTTTCGGAAAAATTATTAATATGAACGAAATGCAATTTAAACCTCAACAACCAGGTCAATGTGATACTACTTGGCAGGTAGGTTCAGGTGGCTGTTGGGCAACTTATCCTGAGTACTATATGAGAAGAGCTGACCCGATATTAGACCCTACTTATAATCCTTTCGATTTTGTGATTGATTCTGTTATGGTGTCTGTAAAATGTGATAGTTCTGATTGTTGTATATTGCCAATCACAGTTTGCAAGGATTCAAATGGTGTGCATGTAATGCCAAATATTGTACCGGATTGGCTTTCAATTTGTGGTTTTAATTTCATAAACATTTGGGGAAATTTGTATTTTTGTTTGCCAAATTGTGATTGGATGCTATTAATAGGTGATTTTTACCCTTTAGCAATAAATAAAAAATTAATTGAAAATTTCAACATTGAAAATATAAATACTACAATCGGTACTATTAATTACAATAAAGAAAGTATTGATTTAAGTAAATACATAAAAAAAGGTCAGAAAGCAGAACTTAAAATTTATAATTTGCATGGTTCTGTGATTCATAATATTGTGTTTACTGATACAAACAAACATCTTAATCTTAACACTATAAACCTTTCAAACGGTGTTTATTTTTATTCACTTGTTATTGATGGTATTTCAGTTAAGACTGAGAAAGTGATTATTGTCAATTAA
- a CDS encoding cbb3-type cytochrome c oxidase subunit I, whose protein sequence is MQGLNTTPLHGHTALFGVYGMLGIGLMLFVLRSMNTEIAWNEKLLKYSFWSINIGLAAMALLSLLPVGLLQTIASVNHGLWYARSAEFLQTPVVGFFKWMRVFGDTIFAIGAIGFAWFVLTLKVNRK, encoded by the coding sequence ATGCAGGGCTTAAACACAACGCCACTCCACGGTCATACTGCACTTTTCGGAGTATATGGAATGTTGGGTATCGGATTGATGCTTTTCGTTCTCCGCAGTATGAATACAGAGATCGCGTGGAATGAGAAACTGTTAAAATATTCATTCTGGAGTATAAATATTGGTCTTGCGGCAATGGCATTACTCAGTTTGCTTCCGGTCGGACTTTTGCAGACAATAGCAAGTGTAAATCACGGATTATGGTATGCACGTTCAGCTGAATTTTTGCAGACACCGGTTGTAGGTTTCTTCAAGTGGATGCGTGTTTTTGGTGATACTATTTTCGCAATTGGTGCAATCGGATTTGCCTGGTTCGTATTGACATTAAAAGTTAATAGAAAGTAG
- a CDS encoding T9SS type A sorting domain-containing protein encodes MKRIAIIIIFFMLYFVIGSVSNEILIKEIASKVNIENIEQIIKDLSGENTVIVDGQEIKFINRYYKSDLNKLAAKYITNKLAEYGYDAHFVSVFPSNWTVSLETSYAIKPGRTKPQNVVLFSANFDTRYSLMVDPLTDTLPGANLNATGIAIMLEAARILKSYENEKTIVFAGFDDVYDSGYGPGHLLDSLNKSDIEFQENIFLTGLGRELFQNENTFFTSDTVKASHLVSTFKFSTEVLNLNTFKNNTVKGFATLRSQLPHVSDLTFTNSYRAIDSIASGINDKFENLNLDYLYDNSKIAISSLSVLAEVISKNTSVNSKEATELGIYPNPASDFITISIPEINPTVNRRVDGLVDKVQIFDMLGIEVISTPSAALTPTGEGNLRIDVSHLPAGVYFIRIGTRVEKFVKM; translated from the coding sequence ATGAAAAGAATAGCAATAATTATCATATTTTTTATGTTGTATTTTGTAATCGGCTCAGTATCTAATGAGATACTTATAAAAGAAATTGCATCAAAAGTCAATATTGAAAATATTGAACAGATAATCAAGGATTTGTCAGGCGAAAACACTGTGATTGTTGATGGACAGGAGATTAAATTTATTAACAGGTATTACAAGTCAGACCTTAATAAATTAGCTGCAAAGTATATAACAAATAAATTAGCCGAATATGGTTATGATGCACACTTTGTATCAGTATTTCCTTCAAACTGGACTGTTTCTTTGGAAACCTCTTATGCTATTAAGCCCGGAAGAACTAAACCTCAAAATGTTGTTTTATTTTCAGCTAACTTTGATACACGCTATTCATTAATGGTAGATCCACTAACTGATACATTGCCCGGTGCAAATTTAAATGCTACAGGTATTGCCATTATGCTCGAAGCAGCAAGAATCTTGAAAAGTTACGAAAATGAGAAAACTATTGTATTTGCAGGATTTGATGATGTTTATGATTCAGGTTATGGTCCCGGTCATTTGTTGGATTCTTTAAATAAATCAGATATTGAATTTCAGGAGAATATTTTTCTTACGGGTTTAGGAAGAGAACTTTTCCAAAATGAAAATACATTTTTTACTTCAGATACTGTAAAAGCATCTCATCTTGTATCCACTTTTAAATTCTCCACTGAGGTTTTGAATCTGAATACTTTTAAAAACAATACAGTTAAAGGCTTTGCTACACTTAGGTCGCAATTACCTCATGTTTCTGACCTAACTTTTACTAATTCTTACAGAGCAATAGATAGCATTGCTTCCGGTATAAATGATAAGTTCGAAAATTTGAATTTAGATTATTTGTATGATAACTCAAAAATAGCAATTTCTTCATTATCGGTTTTGGCAGAAGTAATCTCTAAAAATACTTCCGTAAATTCTAAAGAAGCAACAGAATTAGGGATCTATCCCAACCCGGCAAGTGATTTCATTACAATTTCTATCCCTGAAATCAACCCTACGGTTAACCGCAGGGTTGATGGGTTGGTTGATAAAGTGCAGATATTTGATATGCTTGGAATTGAAGTCATATCTACCCCGTCAGCTGCGCTGACACCCACGGGTGAGGGGAATTTAAGAATTGATGTCTCTCATTTGCCGGCAGGAGTGTATTTCATTAGGATTGGCACACGTGTAGAGAAATTTGTGAAGATGTAA
- a CDS encoding T9SS type A sorting domain-containing protein, translated as MIFHRLLILVILILLSYINNSFAEITWAQKNIPAKDMMYRSLICADNSNCYCLTAMQGYTGVLKSENPQRLWRSKLNEFYTKVDTFPRPKYSKAYEIAAPFNGHVFLASDRGMIRRTKDDFKTMDTVRLILHEEWEEENLYASGIRHISMVDTNYGVASTSKQMFFTRDGWNTFDSIPGPLEHKPDGYIMALGLGAGNPLYMIDSNNFLLYVKFYHNPSQFVFISKSGIAKTSNRGKSWDFFTLCDNDTHEQPVYYVIRFDFVNDKIGWAVGSGRIGNDSSYVYKTTDGGLNWKVQLAYSDPFVFELNNLFFRDSLHGFVLGRIGKILSTYDGGETWNDENPNMSSEWSHGKSLMSGDFAGDIPMLSCLDDGIFVGTYNTSSVDYQDGGFGLYPNPASDYITISIPEINPTVNRRVDGLVDKVQIFDMLGIEVISTPSAALTPTGEGNLRIDVSHLPAGVYFIRIGSYFDKFIKMER; from the coding sequence ATGATTTTCCACAGATTGCTTATACTTGTTATTTTAATATTGCTTTCTTATATAAATAACTCATTTGCAGAAATCACTTGGGCACAGAAAAATATTCCTGCAAAAGATATGATGTACCGAAGTCTGATATGTGCAGATAACAGTAATTGTTATTGTCTTACAGCTATGCAAGGTTATACAGGAGTTTTGAAATCAGAGAATCCACAAAGACTTTGGCGAAGTAAGTTGAATGAGTTTTATACAAAAGTGGATACATTTCCCCGACCTAAATATTCTAAAGCGTATGAAATTGCTGCACCTTTTAACGGGCATGTTTTTTTGGCATCAGACCGAGGTATGATACGAAGAACAAAGGACGATTTTAAAACTATGGATACAGTTCGTCTTATACTTCATGAAGAATGGGAAGAAGAAAATTTATATGCTTCAGGTATAAGACATATATCTATGGTTGATACAAATTATGGTGTAGCTTCAACCTCAAAACAAATGTTTTTCACCAGAGACGGGTGGAATACTTTTGATAGTATTCCGGGTCCTTTGGAACATAAACCTGACGGCTATATAATGGCATTAGGACTTGGTGCTGGGAATCCATTATATATGATTGACAGTAATAATTTTTTACTTTATGTTAAATTTTATCATAATCCCAGTCAATTTGTCTTTATAAGTAAATCAGGAATAGCAAAAACAAGCAATCGTGGAAAATCATGGGACTTTTTTACTTTATGTGATAACGATACACATGAACAACCAGTATATTATGTCATACGCTTCGACTTTGTAAATGACAAAATTGGTTGGGCAGTAGGTAGTGGTAGAATTGGTAATGATTCATCCTATGTCTATAAAACAACGGATGGTGGTTTAAACTGGAAGGTTCAACTTGCATATTCTGACCCATTTGTATTTGAACTTAATAATTTGTTCTTTCGTGATTCACTTCACGGATTTGTATTAGGTAGAATCGGAAAAATACTTTCCACATACGATGGCGGAGAGACCTGGAATGATGAAAATCCAAATATGTCAAGCGAATGGAGTCATGGTAAATCACTTATGAGTGGTGATTTTGCGGGCGATATACCCATGTTAAGTTGTCTTGATGATGGAATATTCGTCGGCACTTATAATACATCATCAGTTGATTATCAGGATGGTGGATTTGGTTTATACCCCAACCCTGCAAGTGATTATATTACAATTTCTATCCCTGAAATCAACCCTACGGTTAACCGCAGGGTTGATGGGTTGGTTGATAAAGTGCAGATATTTGATATGCTTGGAATTGAAGTCATATCTACCCCGTCAGCTGCGCTGACACCCACGGGTGAGGGGAATTTAAGAATTGATGTCTCTCATTTGCCGGCAGGAGTGTATTTCATAAGAATTGGAAGTTATTTTGATAAATTCATTAAAATGGAGAGATAG
- a CDS encoding T9SS type A sorting domain-containing protein, with protein MICYHNSYSLTTCPEGVCCWCVSVDYRPADNCCVEISAYNLDCDANFKFQYYNPVTQQYETKHLEGVYNDTVKFIICPENGETILKFRVSVVDTGDENKYWCNTGFYREEGWNSFTFETDASQCCECPPHQNTWFTVQAFADPSCPDGCRYVHTLNIPENITCYKYYSYENIPQGINDININRSLTNEPISMYDGCMPYGTTTSPAIMLQRYPNDPEACEMFAEAICDTTIAPDPDVPDPCSTDCAGIWDLRTIDMPLDVDCNAKIYYYTRDNCGKQELEITMISISGPGCSSSYNNASLMRKAFNFIVYENQMQFQPQDPGQCDTTWQVGSGGCWASYYLYYWKIVFPDPMPDPTQNPFPIFVRDSILHHVKCDSTDCCFIPIKVCRYPDGIRVYRDIGPLHSNCDSIKTTDIYGRQFDCAPNCNWLDSLEIEPWSPPVYENIMLNKNIIKNLNNKEIHTQWVNSKLGLTYFKPDITSASIKIFDLQGRVIKNIQLKTTNNVTNEEFDFSDLNNGIYFYNIYFDGVVIKSDKIIIIK; from the coding sequence ATGATTTGTTATCATAATTCATACTCTTTAACAACGTGTCCCGAAGGAGTTTGTTGTTGGTGTGTCAGTGTAGATTATAGACCGGCTGACAATTGCTGTGTTGAGATTTCTGCATACAACCTGGATTGTGACGCCAATTTTAAGTTCCAATACTATAATCCTGTTACCCAACAATATGAAACAAAACATTTAGAAGGAGTTTATAATGATACAGTTAAGTTCATTATTTGTCCTGAAAATGGGGAAACTATTTTAAAATTCAGAGTTTCGGTTGTTGATACGGGAGATGAAAATAAGTACTGGTGTAATACAGGATTCTATCGCGAAGAAGGGTGGAATTCATTTACCTTTGAAACTGATGCCAGCCAGTGCTGCGAATGTCCTCCTCATCAAAATACTTGGTTTACCGTTCAAGCTTTTGCAGACCCAAGTTGTCCTGATGGATGCCGATACGTTCATACCCTAAATATACCTGAGAATATTACTTGTTATAAATATTACTCTTATGAAAATATCCCACAAGGCATTAATGATATTAATATAAACAGAAGTCTTACAAATGAACCTATTTCGATGTATGATGGTTGTATGCCTTATGGTACAACTACATCACCGGCGATAATGCTGCAACGCTATCCTAATGACCCGGAAGCTTGTGAGATGTTTGCTGAAGCAATATGTGATACTACTATAGCACCTGATCCTGATGTTCCTGACCCTTGTTCAACAGATTGTGCAGGAATATGGGATTTGAGAACAATTGATATGCCATTGGATGTTGATTGTAACGCGAAAATTTACTATTATACAAGAGACAACTGTGGTAAACAGGAATTAGAAATTACTATGATTTCGATAAGTGGCCCGGGATGTAGTAGCAGTTATAATAATGCTTCATTAATGAGAAAGGCTTTTAATTTTATTGTTTATGAAAATCAGATGCAATTTCAACCTCAAGATCCAGGTCAATGTGATACTACTTGGCAGGTAGGTTCAGGTGGCTGTTGGGCGTCATACTATTTGTATTATTGGAAAATCGTATTTCCAGACCCAATGCCTGACCCAACTCAAAATCCATTTCCCATATTCGTTCGCGACTCAATACTTCATCATGTGAAATGTGATTCTACAGACTGTTGTTTTATCCCAATTAAAGTTTGTAGGTATCCTGATGGTATTAGAGTTTATCGTGATATTGGACCACTTCACAGCAATTGTGATTCTATTAAGACTACTGACATTTATGGAAGACAATTTGACTGTGCTCCTAATTGTAACTGGTTAGATTCCCTTGAAATAGAACCATGGTCTCCCCCAGTGTATGAGAATATTATGTTAAATAAAAATATTATTAAGAATTTAAATAACAAGGAAATACATACTCAATGGGTTAATTCAAAATTAGGACTTACTTACTTTAAACCGGACATTACGAGTGCTTCTATTAAAATATTCGATCTACAGGGCAGAGTAATTAAGAATATTCAATTGAAAACAACTAATAATGTAACAAATGAAGAATTCGATTTTTCAGATTTGAATAACGGTATTTATTTTTATAATATTTATTTTGATGGTGTTGTTATCAAATCCGACAAAATTATTATTATAAAATAG